From the Candidatus Peribacteria bacterium genome, one window contains:
- a CDS encoding YihY/virulence factor BrkB family protein, with protein MRFFSLLKKTSIAWKQDKVPQLAASTAYYTAFSLAPLLLIIVGVAGLFFDSETVQTRMMLEIQTILGEEATNSISSLLDSAQQSDQSLLGTIIGIVTLLAGATGLMLILQDAVNFIWKVETKKTSNSFLVLVVKRIFSLGLILTIGFLLLVSLIVSTLSTAFMGYLSASFPVLGVLLPPLNFLLSFLLIFFLFAILFKYLPDVQLAWTDVLLSAALTAFLFVIGKTLLGFYLGQKDVASAYGVAGSFIVLLLWIYYSAQILFFGIEFTRVYAEEHHRVLVPRNYAEFIETPDHPTPTLLPRRTKKHRIRSVMQKIAKHVRRS; from the coding sequence ATGAGATTTTTCTCTCTTCTTAAAAAGACCTCCATTGCCTGGAAGCAGGACAAAGTACCGCAGCTGGCCGCATCGACGGCGTACTACACGGCATTTTCCCTCGCGCCGCTTCTGCTGATTATTGTCGGAGTAGCAGGATTGTTCTTTGATTCCGAGACGGTGCAGACCCGGATGATGCTCGAAATTCAGACGATCCTCGGGGAAGAGGCAACCAATAGCATTTCGTCATTACTGGACTCGGCACAACAAAGCGACCAGTCTCTCCTCGGGACCATTATCGGCATTGTCACACTCCTTGCGGGCGCAACAGGACTGATGCTGATATTGCAGGATGCTGTGAACTTTATTTGGAAAGTGGAAACCAAGAAAACATCCAACAGCTTTCTGGTGCTGGTTGTAAAAAGAATCTTTTCACTGGGACTCATTCTGACCATCGGGTTTCTGCTCCTCGTCTCCCTGATTGTCTCGACGCTCTCCACGGCATTCATGGGGTATCTCTCCGCTTCCTTTCCCGTTCTCGGCGTCCTTCTCCCGCCGCTGAACTTTCTTCTCTCTTTCCTCCTCATCTTTTTTCTTTTTGCCATTCTCTTCAAATACCTGCCGGACGTGCAGCTTGCCTGGACAGACGTGCTCCTGAGTGCAGCATTGACGGCATTTCTCTTTGTGATCGGAAAGACTCTTCTGGGATTCTACCTGGGACAAAAAGATGTGGCCTCTGCATACGGCGTAGCGGGGTCGTTCATTGTCCTGCTGCTCTGGATTTATTATTCGGCGCAGATTCTCTTCTTCGGCATTGAATTCACCAGAGTCTATGCAGAGGAACACCACCGCGTTCTGGTCCCAAGAAATTATGCGGAATTTATAGAGACCCCGGATCATCCGACACCGACACTGCTGCCGCGACGCACTAAAAAACACCGCATCCGTTCCGTCATGCAGAAAATAGCAAAACACGTCCGCCGTTCCTGA
- a CDS encoding spermidine/putrescine ABC transporter substrate-binding protein, with the protein MKKVFLFLAVAVVAVIVVFTLKPGQKQLTVLSWDYYIGPDTISDFEEETGIDVTYELIKSNEEALARVKANPGVYDVIVVADYIVDQLRREGGALKLDPAKISNSANIGEDFRGGYFDENMEYHIPYAYGTIGFAVNTKYFSGSTITWKELADPKYKGKIAVTDDMRYVLGSVLLELGYSPNSTSQAEIDEAVALIRRMTPNIAKFTSDSAVDLMVNEDVWIAYAWSGDSLQMHTENEDIEYRIPSYGALKFLDNMLIPADAPHADSAYEWINFILRPDQSAAITEEIQYGNPNKEALPLIDEAVRNDPTVFPAPEVMSKLQFIQDVGDSISLYDEAWEHVKQ; encoded by the coding sequence ATGAAAAAGGTTTTCCTTTTCCTCGCTGTCGCTGTCGTGGCGGTGATTGTCGTTTTCACCCTCAAGCCCGGACAGAAACAGCTCACCGTCCTCTCCTGGGACTACTACATCGGCCCGGATACCATCAGTGATTTTGAAGAAGAGACCGGCATAGATGTCACGTATGAACTGATTAAAAGCAACGAAGAGGCACTTGCGCGCGTGAAAGCAAACCCTGGTGTGTACGACGTGATCGTGGTGGCCGACTATATTGTGGACCAGTTGCGTCGCGAAGGCGGTGCTCTCAAGCTGGATCCTGCGAAAATCTCGAACAGCGCAAATATCGGTGAAGACTTCCGCGGCGGCTACTTCGATGAAAACATGGAGTACCACATCCCGTATGCCTACGGCACGATCGGGTTTGCGGTGAACACGAAGTACTTCAGCGGTTCCACTATCACCTGGAAAGAACTGGCTGATCCCAAGTACAAAGGAAAAATCGCTGTGACAGACGATATGCGCTATGTGCTCGGTTCCGTGCTGCTGGAACTTGGCTACAGCCCGAACAGCACCAGTCAGGCAGAAATTGACGAAGCGGTTGCACTCATCCGCAGAATGACTCCGAACATCGCAAAATTCACATCCGACAGCGCGGTGGATCTGATGGTGAATGAAGATGTGTGGATCGCCTATGCATGGAGCGGCGACAGCCTCCAGATGCACACCGAAAACGAGGATATTGAATACAGAATCCCGTCGTACGGTGCACTCAAATTCCTGGATAACATGCTCATTCCCGCTGATGCTCCGCACGCAGACAGTGCCTATGAATGGATAAACTTCATTCTCCGCCCGGACCAGAGTGCGGCTATTACCGAAGAAATCCAGTATGGTAACCCGAACAAAGAAGCATTACCGCTGATTGATGAAGCGGTGCGCAACGACCCGACGGTGTTCCCGGCGCCGGAGGTCATGAGCAAGCTCCAGTTCATACAGGATGTCGGAGACAGTATTTCGCTCTACGACGAGGCCTGGGAACATGTAAAGCAGTGA
- a CDS encoding ATP-binding cassette domain-containing protein codes for MLGSLSKFSNPSAGTGSPIDFPAVSIRHKTFGIDVPAVQLQQGDILGIFGKSGSGKTTYLKAVREHFPSERVLYMSQFDSLLEESTIRQNIELGLACSAKPAADFVQWEQTFGDLLAEFEVDRHLTKYPRMMSGGQRKRAEIVRSLMMDPDILLLDEPFSGIGHLFESVSTKHLLARADRKKGVTVIVSHDFDLLCRFSRSILLVDDKGVIEIAPVSDPTWKPRNLRAAWTLGVDNLIPADFLSSMTQAISVERGKMLAFWGRQSQWKKTAADDLELTINAEQITSRRTFMRHGDVYTQIEMALNDAEKPLLLIGKGDAPASGDVILSVKEQWIIENNE; via the coding sequence ATGCTGGGTTCATTGAGCAAGTTCAGTAATCCGTCTGCCGGCACCGGTTCTCCGATCGACTTTCCTGCGGTCTCCATCCGTCATAAGACGTTTGGAATCGATGTTCCCGCCGTGCAACTCCAACAGGGGGACATTCTGGGTATATTCGGAAAGTCTGGGTCCGGGAAGACGACGTACCTGAAAGCGGTCCGTGAACACTTTCCGTCTGAGCGCGTCCTCTACATGTCCCAGTTTGATTCCCTGCTGGAAGAATCCACCATCCGCCAGAATATTGAGCTCGGACTCGCATGTTCTGCAAAGCCCGCTGCGGACTTTGTGCAGTGGGAACAGACATTCGGCGATCTCCTTGCCGAATTTGAAGTCGACCGTCATCTGACGAAATATCCGCGTATGATGAGCGGCGGCCAGCGCAAACGTGCGGAAATTGTCCGCTCGCTGATGATGGATCCGGATATTCTCCTTCTGGATGAGCCGTTTTCCGGTATCGGTCACCTGTTTGAAAGTGTCTCCACCAAACACCTGCTTGCCCGCGCTGACCGGAAAAAAGGTGTGACAGTGATTGTGAGCCATGACTTTGACCTTCTCTGCCGTTTCAGCCGCAGCATTCTTCTCGTGGATGATAAGGGTGTGATTGAGATTGCACCTGTGAGTGATCCCACCTGGAAGCCGAGAAATCTCCGTGCAGCCTGGACACTCGGGGTTGATAATCTGATCCCCGCAGATTTTCTCTCATCAATGACACAGGCGATCAGTGTGGAACGGGGCAAGATGCTCGCGTTCTGGGGCCGTCAGTCGCAGTGGAAGAAAACGGCGGCAGATGACCTGGAACTCACCATCAACGCTGAGCAGATCACATCCCGCAGAACGTTTATGCGTCATGGAGACGTGTATACACAGATTGAAATGGCTCTGAATGACGCAGAAAAACCTCTTCTTCTGATTGGCAAAGGTGACGCACCGGCATCCGGTGATGTGATTCTGTCGGTAAAAGAGCAGTGGATTATTGAGAATAATGAATAG
- a CDS encoding SH3 domain-containing protein, which produces MKITFPLSLVLVFSVAAQTQAATLPVKILHLGFDELSGNTVIDALGKGNDAMLIHEATRSKDVPPTLSTNRTSLELTGRSHVTAPRIDLSKKSFSLTAWVKTNDLAENQTLLSQGDAVRLGKGIVLRLTTMGALQFSFTGDHTDTPDAVLSPDKKWHHTAFTFDKDTRQRRIYVDGVMQASGTASGVYLGNGITDIGRLNTAPFGAEYWNGNLDDIAVYDGVLTPMDVAALAVRDENASAATSSRRRASSQSSESSSSSKVSHLIGRLERLTLRRALGKRIPLPTSAASSSSSSASSVRPTPVAVSSSSSSKKSVMPKPVASATSSTSSVWTTPSMDTMYRVTSFQLRVRLDSRATSKELLTLIKGDVIHVYSFLNNGWAKVRTLDGTEGYVHAGFIEQVQ; this is translated from the coding sequence ATGAAGATCACGTTCCCCCTGTCTCTCGTCCTCGTTTTTTCTGTCGCTGCTCAGACACAGGCAGCCACACTCCCTGTCAAAATCCTGCATCTCGGTTTCGATGAACTCAGTGGCAACACAGTGATTGATGCGCTCGGCAAAGGAAATGATGCTATGCTTATTCATGAAGCAACGCGTTCGAAAGATGTCCCGCCGACCCTGAGCACAAACCGCACCTCGCTGGAACTTACAGGCAGATCGCATGTCACTGCCCCGAGAATTGATTTGAGCAAGAAGTCTTTTTCCCTCACCGCATGGGTCAAAACGAATGATCTTGCAGAAAACCAGACCCTGCTCTCACAGGGAGACGCCGTCCGTCTCGGTAAAGGAATCGTCCTGCGTCTGACTACCATGGGTGCACTGCAGTTCTCTTTCACCGGTGACCACACCGATACCCCGGACGCTGTTCTGTCACCGGACAAAAAGTGGCATCACACAGCGTTCACGTTTGATAAAGACACCCGTCAGCGCCGCATTTACGTTGATGGCGTCATGCAGGCGAGCGGTACTGCATCGGGCGTGTATCTCGGAAACGGCATCACCGATATCGGCCGTCTGAACACTGCCCCGTTCGGCGCTGAATACTGGAACGGCAACCTGGATGATATTGCTGTCTATGATGGCGTACTGACACCCATGGATGTTGCCGCACTCGCTGTGCGTGACGAGAATGCGTCTGCAGCAACATCGTCCCGCAGACGCGCTTCTTCTCAGTCGTCTGAGAGTTCATCATCGTCCAAAGTCTCTCATCTGATCGGACGTCTGGAGCGCCTGACGCTTCGCCGCGCTCTTGGAAAGCGCATTCCTCTGCCAACCTCAGCGGCATCCTCATCCTCTTCGTCTGCATCCTCTGTCCGCCCGACTCCGGTTGCAGTGTCTTCATCGTCATCATCGAAGAAATCTGTGATGCCGAAACCTGTTGCATCTGCCACATCATCAACGTCCTCCGTCTGGACCACGCCGTCGATGGACACCATGTACCGCGTCACAAGCTTCCAGCTCCGCGTCCGTCTCGATTCCCGCGCTACCTCCAAGGAACTCCTGACACTCATCAAAGGTGATGTCATCCACGTTTACAGCTTCCTGAATAACGGCTGGGCCAAGGTCAGAACTCTGGACGGAACGGAAGGATATGTGCATGCTGGGTTCATTGAGCAAGTTCAGTAA
- a CDS encoding MFS transporter, producing MKRTPLFAVLLTIFIDLVGIGILFPVVPQLLANPDSPQYLLSSAMTLEQGYLLLGILTASYPIAQFLAAPILGQLSDKFGRRPVLMISLTGTCIGYILFAIAIYTRNLPLLFASRVLDGITGGNISVAQAAIADISTPESRSKNFGLMGAAFGLGFIIGPYIGGQLADTSNGIWFNAATPFWFAAFLSLINILFIAFFLPETNDQRKPGKLRWGKSFQDIINAVRMKDLRWLFIVAFFYTSGFAFFTSLFGVFLIDRFGFDEAAIGNVFAYIGIWIVITQGFLTPLVAKRWKEHAVVRVGMIGTGVAVLLFLAPGPWMVMLAVVPVFAIFNGITQANFMGLISRSAPDTIQGEVLGINASVQALAQALPPVASGYIASQFAPSATLMIASAIVVASGIMFILTVGQRKVG from the coding sequence ATGAAACGAACACCGCTTTTTGCCGTTCTCCTTACCATTTTCATCGATCTGGTCGGAATCGGCATCCTCTTCCCGGTTGTGCCGCAACTGCTTGCGAACCCGGATTCGCCGCAGTATTTGCTCTCGTCTGCCATGACGCTGGAACAGGGTTATCTGCTGCTCGGTATTCTCACCGCGTCGTATCCCATCGCACAGTTTTTGGCAGCGCCTATTCTCGGACAGCTCTCCGATAAATTCGGACGCAGACCGGTGCTGATGATTTCTCTGACAGGGACGTGTATCGGATACATCCTGTTTGCCATCGCTATTTATACGCGCAACCTTCCTCTGCTATTTGCATCACGTGTTTTGGATGGCATTACCGGAGGAAATATTTCTGTCGCACAGGCTGCCATTGCGGATATCAGCACCCCGGAAAGCCGTTCCAAAAATTTTGGTCTGATGGGTGCGGCCTTTGGTCTCGGATTCATTATCGGTCCGTACATCGGTGGGCAGCTTGCAGATACATCAAACGGTATCTGGTTCAACGCAGCGACGCCGTTCTGGTTTGCAGCCTTCCTCTCGCTCATCAATATTCTCTTCATTGCCTTCTTCCTCCCGGAAACGAACGATCAGCGCAAGCCCGGAAAGTTGCGCTGGGGAAAGTCATTTCAGGACATCATCAATGCCGTGCGCATGAAGGATCTGCGCTGGCTGTTTATTGTCGCCTTTTTCTACACGTCCGGTTTCGCCTTCTTCACATCCCTGTTCGGCGTGTTCCTCATCGACCGCTTCGGATTCGATGAAGCGGCAATCGGCAACGTGTTTGCCTATATCGGAATCTGGATTGTCATCACACAGGGATTCCTCACGCCGCTTGTCGCCAAGAGATGGAAGGAGCATGCAGTCGTACGTGTCGGAATGATCGGAACAGGCGTTGCGGTACTTCTCTTCCTGGCGCCCGGTCCGTGGATGGTGATGCTTGCTGTTGTCCCTGTCTTTGCAATATTCAACGGTATCACCCAGGCGAACTTCATGGGTCTCATCAGCCGCAGTGCGCCGGATACCATTCAGGGCGAAGTGCTCGGGATCAATGCCTCTGTGCAGGCGCTCGCGCAGGCGTTGCCGCCGGTGGCATCCGGCTACATCGCATCGCAGTTTGCGCCGTCCGCCACACTGATGATTGCATCCGCGATTGTGGTCGCATCCGGCATCATGTTTATCCTCACGGTCGGACAGAGAAAAGTTGGCTAA
- a CDS encoding DUF2807 domain-containing protein: MKKTVSIQISGMLFHVDDDAYIRLDEYLESIRSHFATLADRDEIVSDIESRIAETFSEKLKKSKQTVTLKDVDALIAKMGTVEDFEAFEADADETPKKKTTDSAQKNPPRRFYRNPDDKVIAGVASGIAAYFGIDPVIVRVIFVICGFFNGLGVIAYIVLWIAMPLAKTHTERMEMQGEPMTLTGLEKKIRRSTQTYATEKFTSVYARGGLRLFIREGKEWTVSARGSAQGLKATDVHVVNGQLRIDPFQGSWTSWIFHGFQRLSFDITLPDLQAVDVNGGCSVDIDGFKGKEISLKAVGASALRASLQATVLRIQVGGASSATITGSADTIHATVSGASSLNARAFKTANAHTDISGASSADLQATDTVDGQATGGSSVCIYGSPVVTAKASGTSSVTNKDGKAEEAPQWQKEDIKVDQNMYTYHSPISRFFRMIWKSIKVIIQTILRVIGGIITTVTAIALMFLIMTVIRIIQTGYVPYLNIGPILDHSPLAYLYLAVACVIVFVPIIFLFQIGTSLIELKRRFTIAGAISLFVIWLVVIASAVFAGGILFPDWRHVDNGPVATQTFGATDFTAIHAKNSDVLHIRQGTGFSITARGPHDDLQTIHLLKQKETLVIEHVDSRAFCLFCDPQRVEFDITVPRLTALTAGGLTRATVTGFTGSTFTLTTADLSHVSIEGKTGLLTLESNDLSHVDGLKLESQRASVILHDLSHAEILVHQEIKGETHDMSKLYYTGHAAADIRSHDLSGISSDSYYDEYDQGVEDDTDDFPEEWENR, encoded by the coding sequence ATGAAAAAGACAGTCTCTATCCAGATAAGCGGCATGTTGTTCCACGTCGATGACGACGCCTACATCCGTCTTGATGAATACCTGGAATCCATCCGATCACACTTTGCGACACTCGCAGACCGTGATGAGATTGTCAGTGATATCGAAAGCCGTATTGCGGAGACATTTTCCGAGAAGCTGAAGAAGAGCAAACAGACAGTCACCCTGAAAGATGTGGACGCGCTGATTGCAAAAATGGGAACAGTGGAAGACTTTGAAGCATTTGAAGCGGATGCCGACGAGACGCCGAAGAAAAAGACGACTGACTCCGCACAAAAAAATCCGCCCCGCCGTTTTTACAGAAATCCGGACGATAAAGTGATTGCGGGTGTTGCATCCGGCATAGCAGCGTACTTCGGCATTGATCCGGTGATTGTCCGCGTGATTTTTGTGATATGCGGATTCTTTAACGGACTTGGCGTGATAGCCTACATAGTCCTGTGGATCGCAATGCCGCTTGCAAAAACGCATACAGAGCGGATGGAAATGCAGGGCGAACCAATGACTCTCACGGGTCTCGAAAAAAAAATACGCCGCTCCACCCAAACCTACGCCACAGAAAAGTTCACGTCCGTCTACGCACGCGGCGGACTCCGGCTCTTCATCCGTGAAGGAAAAGAATGGACTGTCTCGGCACGCGGTTCAGCGCAGGGCCTGAAGGCGACGGATGTTCATGTCGTGAACGGCCAGCTGCGGATTGATCCGTTTCAGGGATCATGGACATCATGGATATTCCATGGATTCCAGCGCCTGTCGTTTGATATCACATTGCCGGATCTGCAGGCAGTCGATGTGAATGGCGGCTGCAGTGTCGACATTGATGGATTCAAAGGAAAAGAAATCAGCCTGAAGGCAGTCGGCGCATCGGCACTCCGCGCAAGTCTGCAGGCAACAGTTCTCCGCATACAGGTAGGCGGCGCATCGTCAGCGACGATCACGGGATCGGCAGACACCATTCATGCGACGGTCAGCGGTGCGTCCAGCCTGAATGCGCGCGCGTTCAAAACAGCCAACGCCCACACCGATATTTCCGGTGCAAGCTCGGCAGATCTGCAGGCGACGGACACTGTTGATGGTCAGGCCACGGGCGGAAGCAGTGTATGCATCTACGGGTCGCCGGTAGTCACGGCAAAAGCGTCGGGCACAAGCAGTGTCACTAATAAAGACGGGAAAGCAGAGGAGGCTCCTCAATGGCAGAAAGAAGACATAAAAGTTGATCAAAATATGTATACATATCACTCCCCTATCTCCCGGTTCTTCCGCATGATCTGGAAGAGTATCAAAGTAATCATCCAGACAATCCTTCGTGTGATCGGTGGCATCATCACCACAGTGACGGCAATTGCACTGATGTTCCTGATTATGACCGTCATCCGCATTATTCAGACGGGCTACGTTCCGTACCTGAATATCGGTCCGATTCTGGATCATTCGCCGCTCGCGTATCTCTACCTCGCCGTTGCGTGTGTGATTGTGTTTGTCCCGATTATCTTCCTCTTTCAGATCGGCACATCGCTGATTGAACTCAAGAGACGTTTCACGATCGCAGGGGCTATTTCTCTCTTTGTGATTTGGCTTGTGGTAATTGCCAGTGCCGTCTTTGCAGGCGGCATTCTCTTCCCGGATTGGCGGCATGTCGACAATGGACCTGTGGCCACGCAGACATTCGGTGCAACGGATTTCACCGCGATCCACGCAAAAAACAGCGACGTCCTGCACATCAGACAGGGAACCGGCTTCAGCATTACCGCACGGGGCCCGCACGACGATCTGCAGACTATCCACCTTCTCAAGCAGAAAGAGACTCTGGTGATCGAGCATGTAGATAGCAGGGCTTTCTGCCTGTTCTGCGATCCGCAGCGTGTGGAGTTTGATATCACCGTCCCGCGCCTGACAGCTCTCACGGCCGGCGGTCTGACGCGTGCAACGGTGACAGGATTCACGGGATCCACTTTCACCCTTACAACCGCAGACCTGTCGCATGTATCGATCGAAGGAAAAACAGGCCTCCTGACTTTGGAATCCAATGATCTGTCGCACGTTGATGGATTGAAGCTGGAATCACAGCGCGCCAGCGTGATCCTGCACGACCTCAGCCATGCCGAGATTCTGGTTCACCAGGAGATCAAAGGCGAAACCCATGACATGAGCAAACTCTATTACACCGGTCATGCAGCAGCGGATATCCGCTCCCATGATTTGAGCGGTATCTCTTCCGATTCTTATTATGACGAATACGATCAAGGCGTCGAGGACGACACGGACGACTTCCCGGAGGAATGGGAAAACCGATAA
- a CDS encoding PadR family transcriptional regulator, with protein sequence MTPAFDTENTKAQMRKGTLEFCILLIINQSPGIYAPDILKKLGEIDMIVVEGTIYPLLSRLKRDGMLEYEWEESKSGPPRKLYTLTKDGKAGLKNLIAHWNSLSSSLSSLLHQ encoded by the coding sequence ATGACTCCCGCATTCGACACCGAGAATACGAAAGCCCAGATGCGCAAAGGCACGCTGGAGTTCTGCATTCTCCTCATCATCAACCAATCCCCCGGTATCTACGCCCCGGATATCCTCAAAAAACTCGGCGAGATCGACATGATTGTCGTCGAAGGCACCATTTATCCCCTGCTCAGCCGTCTGAAACGTGACGGCATGCTCGAGTATGAATGGGAAGAATCGAAAAGCGGACCGCCGCGCAAACTCTACACACTGACCAAAGACGGTAAAGCAGGACTCAAAAATCTGATCGCCCACTGGAATTCCCTCTCTTCTTCTCTCTCTTCCCTCCTTCACCAATGA